In Desulfomicrobium apsheronum, a single window of DNA contains:
- a CDS encoding transposase, which translates to MHPNARLEWFNDLFQAARARARGYRNVENFIAMVNLIAAPIQVVVTS; encoded by the coding sequence TTGCACCCCAATGCGAGGCTCGAATGGTTCAATGACCTTTTCCAGGCGGCAAGGGCCAGGGCCCGAGGATACCGGAACGTGGAGAACTTCATCGCCATGGTCAACCTGATTGCAGCACCGATTCAGGTTGTGGTGACTTCATGA